The genomic region CGCCGTTCCCCGCCGATGCCCGAAAGCGTGTCACCGCAGTGGTGCAAGAGCGCGTTGACCAGCGTTCCCGAAGGTGAACCGGGCGCGGGATGCACCACCATTCCAGCAGGCTTGTCGATGACGATCAGGTCGTCATCCTCAAACAGCACGGTAAGGGGAATGTCCTCGGCCAAAGTCTCAACCGGCGCGGCGGGGGCAAGGGTCAGAACGTAGACCTCACCTGCCGCAACCTTGGCCTTTGGGTCCGTCACCGCCACGTCGTTGCGAAAGACGTCTCCGTCCGCGATCATCCGCATCAGGCGTGAGCGGGACAAGGACGCTGCCTCTGGCACCGCGGCGGCAAGCGCCTTATCAAGACGCGAGGGCGCATCTTCGCCAATCGTGACCGCAAGGGTTCCGCCTGCGGAAAGCCCGTCGGCCGCCACATCGTCACCATCCTCGAAAGCCTCGTCCATGTCCGATCCTGACCCGCAATTGTCCGCCCCTCCCGATGATCCGGAGGAGATGGCGCTGCCGCCCAGCCTGCGGCTGTTGAAGTGGCTGGTGATTGTGCTGACGATCACCTTGATCTGCGGGCTCATAACGGTGGTGGCGCTGATTGTCACCCGGATGCCGCAGGCCTTTGCCACCCAAGCCCCGATTGTGCCGGAAAACCTTGTCCTGCCGCAGGGCACGAAGGCTGCTGCCGTGACCTTTGGCAAGGGCTGGGTCGCAGTCGTGACCGAGGACGACCGCATTCTGGTCTTTGGCACTGACGGCACCTTGCGCCAGGACATCAGCATCGCACCCTGACCCCCGGAGCCCGGAGGTCGAACTTTTCGGCGCATTCGGGCCATGTCCGGAAACCGACCCCGTGGTGACGGGTATGGACTTGCCACTTGGCGGTGGCGGCTGCAGGGTTCGGGAAAACCGATGGGGGACTGGATGACCTGGGAATTTGGCGCGGCAGATGCAACGGCCTTGGCGGGCCTTGTGGCAACGGGAGAGGTGACGCCCGATGAACTGCTGGACGCAGCCCTTGCAGCGGTCGAGGCACATAATGGTGCGCTGAACGCGGTGGTCCTGATGCAAGAAGGTGTGGCCCGCAAGGCGATTGCCGAAGGCCTGCCAAGGGGGCCGTTCCGGGGTGTGCCCTTTTTGATCAAGGACCTTGGGATCGAGGCGAAGGATTTCCCCAGCCACAACGGCAGTCGTCTGCTGGCCAATACGGTCTACCGGGGTGACAGCAGCATCTTCAAGCGGATCAAGGCCACAGGCGTCGTGACCTTCGGACGCACGACCGCCCCAGAAGGCGGGATCGGTGCCGCGACCGAGGCAGCCGTCTATGGCGGCCCGACGCGGAACCCGTGGAACCTTGACCACACGCCCGGCGGTTCGTCCGGCGGGGCCGGGGCGGCGGTGGCAGCCGGCATCGTCTCCTTCGCGCATGGGTCGGACGGGGGCGGATCAGTGCGGATCCCGGCGTCAAGCTGCGGGCTTTTCGGGTTCAAGCCGACGCGGGCACGGCTGCCGGATGGCCCCTATGCCGGCGAGGGGTGGGCCGGGATGGCGATTGACGGGTTCCTCACCCGGTCGGTGCGCGACACTGCGGTCATGCTGGACGCCTGCGAAGGCGCAGACCTTGGAGCACCCTATTGGGCACCGCCCTTGGCGCGCGGCCATGCCGCCGCGATCAGCCGGCCACCCCGGCGGTTGCGGATCGCAGTGTGTGACACCACCCTGACCGGGGACCCGATCCACCCCGAGGTCGCTGCGGCGGTCCGTTCGGCAGCCAAACTTCTGGAATCGCTCGGGCATGTTGTCGAACCTGCCCAGCCGCGTGCTGATGTTCTGGGCATGATGCGGGCCTGGACAGACATCGTTGCCGTGGGCACCGCGCTTGGCATCCGGTCGGCGCTGAAAGGCCGGCCCCTGACCGCCGACCTTGTGGAGGGCGTCAGTCGCGGCGCCTGCGCCCATGCCGAAACCCTGCATCCCACCCGCTATCTGGAAGCGGTGGGGGAAATCCACGCCTTCGGGCGCCAGATGGCGGCGTTCTTCGATCAGGGGCCGGATATCCTGTTGACCGCCACCCTCGCCGAACCGCCCGCAAAAGTGGGCCGCTTCGACCACGCCACCGAAGATTACGTCGCCTACCGCACCGGGCCCGAGGGGATCTTCGCCTATTCGCCCTTCTGTGCCGCTTTCAATGCCTCGGGCCAGCCAGCGGCAAGTCTGCCACTGGGATGCTCGGCGGATGGCCTGCCGATTGGCATCCATCTGGCAGCCGCCTTCGGGCAGGACGAAACCCTGATTTCCCTGTGCGCAGAGCTTGAGCAAGCCGCCCCATGGGGGGCTCTTCGGGCACCGATGTCGCAGTGACGGGGAAGGAATCGCTTGTCAGCGCACAATCCAGCGTCTCAATATGATCAAATGAACAAAAGTGAAGGAGGTCTGACCTTGGCCGATGAGGTGACGATCTCTGCCCGCAATGTCGTCAAGGCCTTTGGCCAGGGTGCCGCGCAGATGCGGGCGTTGGACGATGTGTCGGTCGATATCCGGCGGGGGGAGTTCTTCACGCTGCTTGGCCCCTCTGGCTGTGGCAAGACCACACTTCTGCGCCTGATCGCGGGGTTCGAAATGCCCTCGGCCGGGACGATCCTGCTCGACGGGGCCGATATCACCACGCTGCCGCCGAACAAGCGGCCAGTGAACACGGTGTTCCAAAGCTACGCGCTGTTTCCCCACCTGACGGTGGCGGAAAACGTGGCATTCGGCCTGCAGATGTTGGGCAAACCGGCGGCTGAGGTGCGCGCGACGACCGACCGGATGCTTGCACTGGTGAAGCTTGAGGCATTGGCCAGCCGCAAGACGGCGCAGCTCTCCGGCGGCCAGCAGCAGCGCGTGGCCTTGGCCCGGGCACTGGCACCACAGCCGAAGGTCCTGCTTCTGGACGAGCCGCTCTCCGCGCTCGACCTGAAGCTGCGCAAGGAGATGCAGATCGAGCTTAAGCGCCTGCAGATGGAAACCGGCATCACCTTTGTCTTTGTCACCCATGATCAGGAAGAAGCGCTGACAATGTCGGACCGGATCGGCGTGATGTCGAACGGCAAGCTGCAACAGGTCGGCAGCGCCAAGGACATCTACACCCGCCCGAAGAACCGCTTTGTCGCCAGCTTCATCGGCGAGACGAACTTTCTGACCGGTGTGGCGGAGGCGGATGGCGTGCGGCTGCCAACGGGGGACCTGATCGCCCTGCCCTTGCCTGCGGCAGACACCGGACGGCCCATCACCGTGGCGCTCCGGCCGGAACAGCTGCGCCTTGGGGCGGCGGATGCCGGGGCGATCAAGGCGCGGGTCGCCTCGCTGGTTTATTTCGGCACGGACACTCATTGCCATTTGCACCTTGCCGACGGGACCGAGGTGGTCGCCCGTCTGCAAAGCCCGGCGGACGGCGAAAGTGGCCTTGTGCAGGGGCAAGAGGTGGGCATCACCTTCATCCCCGGCGCCACACAACGGGTGGAGGACTGATGAGCCCCGCCGAAGACAACGCCATCCGCACGTCGGCCCGCAATGGCTGGATCCTGTCCACGCCCGCGCTGGTGATCCTGTTCTTCGCGGCCTCGGGGCCCTTGCTGATCGTCCTGATCTATTCCTTCCTGACCCCGGGCCAACATGGCAACGTGGTCTGGGATTTCTCGACCAATGGCTGGGTCGGCATCCTGTGGTCCAAGGACATCTTCAGCGAAGAATGGATGCTGGCCGACGCGCATCTGGCGATCTTCTGGCGGTCGCTCTGGCTGTCCTTGATGACGACCGCCTTCACCTTTCTGGTGGGCTTTCCCACCGCATGGTTCATCGCCACAAGGCCGCCAAAGGAACGCGCGCTTTGGCTGTTCCTCATCACCATTCCCTTCTGGACCAACCTTCTGATCCGCACCTACGCGATCAACGAGGTGCTGCGGAAGGAAGGTTTGATGAACACCGTCCTGATGGGCCTTGGGATCACCGACTCGCCGATCGAGGTGCTCTATACCCAGACCGCGATCTTCATCGGGATGACCTATGTCTACCTGCCGCTGATGGTCCTGCCCCTGTTCGCCGCCATCGACCGCTTTGACATGAAACTGCTGGAGGCCGGGTATGACCTTTACGCCAGCCGGATGCAGGTGCTGCGCCGGGTGATCCTGCCCATCGTCAAGCCGGGGATCATCGCCGGGTCGATCCTCGTCTTTGTCCCCTCGCTGGGGGCCTATGTCACGCCGCGCGTGCTGGGCGGTGGCAAGCAGATGATGATCGGCAATTTCATCGAACTGCAGTTCCTGCAGGGCAAGAACTGGCCGCTCGGGGCGGCGCTGTCGATGCTGCTGCTGGTGATCGTGATGGTCGCGCTGCTGGTCTATGTGCGCTATGCCAACAAGGGGTCGTCCCATGGCTGAGCGTGGCTTTCAGGTCGCCCGTCTGCCGGGCTTTGCCACCACGGCGATCATCGTGTTCGTGGCGCTGTACCTGCCGATCTTCACGCTGGTCGCCTATTCCTTCAACGCCAGCACCTCGCTGGCGATCTGGGGCGGGTTTTCGCTGGATTGGTACGCCAAGGCCTGGGACAACAGCCAAGTGAAGGACGCCACCCTGCGGTCGCTGATCATTGCCAGCTTTGCCGCCGTCATCTCAACCACCGTGGCGACCATGGCGGCTTTGGGCACCACGCGGCGGCGGGCGTTCAAGGGTCAGACCCTGATCTATGTGATGATCAACCAGCCCTTGATGGTGCCCGAGATTGTGACCGCCGTGGCCCTTATGATCGTCTTTGGCCTCGTGAAGGTCTGGCTGACGGCCAACGGGATGGGTGCGCTGACCACGGGGCTGGGCTACCTGATCCTTGCCCATTCGGCCTTCTGCATTCCCTTCGCCTACCTGCCGATCCGCGCACGGCTGGAAGGGATGGACCTGACGCTGGAAACTGCCGCCGCCGACCTTTATGCTACACCTTGGCAGATCTTCCGGCGGGTGACCCTGCCGCTTCTGGCACCGGGGATGATTGCCGGGGCGATGCTGGCCTTTGTCATCAGCCTTGACGATGTGGTGATTACCGAGTTCGTGAAATCAGGCGGGCAGGATACTCTGCCGACCTACATGCTGGGCCAGATGCGGCGCCAGCTGACGCCCGAAATCAACGCCGTCTCGACCATGCTTCTGGGCCTGACGGTCGTGCTGCTGACCGCGTTCTTTCTTCTGACGCGCAAGAAAACCTGAAAAACCAACCGGGAGACTTCTGATGAAAAGAATGATGACCGCAACCGCCCTTCTGATGGCCACGACCGGCCTCGCCTCGGCCGAAGGGGTGCTGCAGCTTTACAACTGGGGCAACTACACCTCGCCGGAGCTTTTGGAGAAGTTCAAAGCCGAAACCGGGATCACCGTCACGGTCACCGACTATGACAGCAACGACGTGGCGCTGGCCAAGATCGAGGCGGGCGGGCATGGGTTTGACCTTGTGGTGCCGTCGGCCAACTATGTGACCATCTTCGCCGACAAGGGCCTGACCACGCCCCTCGACCTCGCCCGCCTGCCGAACCACGCCAACATCGCACCGGAATGGATGGACGTGGTCTGGGATCCGGGTCGCACCAACTCCATCCCGTGGCAGTGGGGCTCGGTCGGCATCGCCGTCGATACCGCGGTCTATTCCGGCGACATCAACACCAGCGCCGTCTGGCTGGAAGTCCCGGATGAGCTGAAGGGCAAGATCAACGTCGTGCCAGAGATGACCGACATCATCAGCCTGGCGACGCTCTATTACGGTGGCGAGCCGTGCAGCGAAGACCTTGAGGTCCTGAAAAAGGTCCGCGACGGCCTTCTGGCCGCCAAGCCGAACTGGATCGCGATGGACTACGGCGCGACCGAGAAGATGTCGAACAAGGACTGGGCGGCCTCGGTCAACTGGAACGGGTCCACCATGCGGGTGCGTGAAAACGTGCCGACCGTGGTCTATGGCTATCCGAAAGAGGGCTACACCCTGTGGATGGACAGCGTCATGCTGCTGAAAGACGCGCAGAACGTGGATGAGGCCTACGCCTTCATGGACTTCATCATGAAGCCCGAGAACGCGGCGCTGATCTCGAACTTCGCGAAATACGCGAACGGGATTGCCGGGTCGGAACCCTTCATGGACCCGGCCATGGCCACCGCGCCCGAAGTCGTGATCCCGGAAGAGCACAAGGCCAATGGCGTCTTCCTGCCGGTCTGCAGCGAAAAAGCGCGGGAATACATGACCGCGATCTGGACCGAACTGCAGAAGTAAGCGCACGTCACCAACCGGAGTGCCGGGGCCAAGGCCCCGGCACACCCCCTTCACTGGCGCGCGCCGCCGCGCGCGCGGCGGGGGCGCTTCGCCCCCCGCACCCCCAGAGAGTATTTGGAAAAGAGCAAGCCCATGCTTGAGGCATCCGCCACCGACCTCTCGGCCGCAATCCACGCCCGCAAGATCGCCCCGTCCGAGGTCATGGCCGCCCATCTGGCACAGGTGGCGGCGCTGAACGGCAGTGTGAACGCGCTGGTATCAACGCGCGACCCTGACGTGCTTTTGGCCGAGGCGCGGGCGCTGGATGATGTGAAGCCTGCAGGCTGGCTGCATGGGATTCCCTTTGCGGTCAAGGATCTGGTGGCGACGAAGGGTTTACGGACCACCTGGGGGTCGCCGATCTACGCCGACCATGTGCCTTTGACGGATGATCTGGTTGCCGCCCGGCTTCGCGCGGCGGGGGCGCTGTTCACCGCCAAGACCAATGTGCCGGAATGGGGCCAGGGGTCGCACAGTTTCAACCCGGTCTTCGGCGTGACGCGCAATCCCTATGACCTGGCACGCAGCGCCGGGGGGTCCTCGGGCGGGGCGGCGGCGGGGCTGGCGGCACGGATGCTCTGGGTGGCCGACGGGTCCGACATGATGGGATCGCTGCGCAACCCTGCCGCCTTTTGCAACGTCTACGGCTTTCGTCCGACCTGGGGCCTTGTGCCTGCGGATGCCGAGGGGGACACCCACCTTGCCACCCTGTCGACCGAAGGGCCGATGGCGCGCACGGTCGAGGATCTGGCGCGGCTGTTGTCTGTGCTTGCGGGCGAAAATCCGCAAGTGCCCTTCCCCCGCGCGGTCCCAGACCTGCTGGCGGGCCTTGACCGGGGCATCAAGGGCCTGCGCATTGGCTGGCTGGGCGATTGGGGCGGTGCCTACCCGATGGAGCCGGGGATCCTTGACGCCTGTGACGCGGCCCTGAAGCAGATGGAAGAGATGGGTGCGGTGGTCGAACCGCTGCCACCGCCATTCCCGGCGGAAAAGCTGTGGCACTCCTGGACCACCCTGCGCGCCATGCTGAACGCGGGGGGCAAGCGTGCCCTGGCCGAGGACCCTGCTAAGCGCGCCCTGACCAAACCCGAGACGATCTGGGAAATCGAGCAGGGGCTGACCCTGTCCGCGCAGGCGGTGCATGAGGCCAGCGTGATCCGCAGCCGCTGGTACGCCCATGCCGCGCGGCTGTTTGACCGGTTTGATGCCGTGGTCCTGCCTTCGGCGCAGGTCTGGCCCTTCCCCGCCGACTGGCGCTGGCCGAAAGAGATCAACGGGCAGCCGATGGACACCTATCACCGCTGGATGGAGGTGGTGATCCCCGCCAGCCTGATCGGCCTTCCCGCGCTGTCCGTTCCGGTGGGATTTGGCGCGCAGGGCCTGCCGATGGGCATGCAGATCATTGGCCGTTCGGGCGATGACGCCGGGGTGCTGGCGATCGGCCAGGCCTGGCACCGCGCGACGGAATGGCCACAGCAGCGCCCGCCTCTGGCAGGCGGCGACGTTTCGCGCTAGGCCTGCCCAAGGCAAAGGGGGGATCATGCGGGTTCTCGTCATCGGTTCCGGGTCCATCGGCCGCAGGCACCACGACAATCTTCAAACGCTTGGCGCGGCCTCGCGGCTGGTGTCGTGGCGCGCGGCCGGGTTGGACGGTGCGGTTGCCGAGATGGACCAGACCGACGCCGTGGTCATCGCGACGGCCACGGATATCCGCCTGCCCCTGATCGAAGCTGCCGCAGCGCGCGGGTTGCCAATCTATGTTGAAAAGCCGCTGGCGTTTCGGCCTGCGGAGGTGGAAGCGATTGCCGCCGTTGCTGCGCCGGTGGCGGATCGGTCGATGCTGGGCCTGATGCTGCGCTATCACCCGGCCGTTCGTGCCCTTGCCGCGGCGGACTTGTCCGACGTGTTCCAGTTTGCGCTGACCATCGGCCATGACGTGACCCAATGGCGCGAGAACTGGCGGTTTTCCGAAAGCTACGCCGCCCGGGCCGAC from Tabrizicola piscis harbors:
- a CDS encoding DUF6476 family protein — translated: MSDPDPQLSAPPDDPEEMALPPSLRLLKWLVIVLTITLICGLITVVALIVTRMPQAFATQAPIVPENLVLPQGTKAAAVTFGKGWVAVVTEDDRILVFGTDGTLRQDISIAP
- a CDS encoding amidase translates to MTWEFGAADATALAGLVATGEVTPDELLDAALAAVEAHNGALNAVVLMQEGVARKAIAEGLPRGPFRGVPFLIKDLGIEAKDFPSHNGSRLLANTVYRGDSSIFKRIKATGVVTFGRTTAPEGGIGAATEAAVYGGPTRNPWNLDHTPGGSSGGAGAAVAAGIVSFAHGSDGGGSVRIPASSCGLFGFKPTRARLPDGPYAGEGWAGMAIDGFLTRSVRDTAVMLDACEGADLGAPYWAPPLARGHAAAISRPPRRLRIAVCDTTLTGDPIHPEVAAAVRSAAKLLESLGHVVEPAQPRADVLGMMRAWTDIVAVGTALGIRSALKGRPLTADLVEGVSRGACAHAETLHPTRYLEAVGEIHAFGRQMAAFFDQGPDILLTATLAEPPAKVGRFDHATEDYVAYRTGPEGIFAYSPFCAAFNASGQPAASLPLGCSADGLPIGIHLAAAFGQDETLISLCAELEQAAPWGALRAPMSQ
- a CDS encoding ABC transporter ATP-binding protein, with translation MNKSEGGLTLADEVTISARNVVKAFGQGAAQMRALDDVSVDIRRGEFFTLLGPSGCGKTTLLRLIAGFEMPSAGTILLDGADITTLPPNKRPVNTVFQSYALFPHLTVAENVAFGLQMLGKPAAEVRATTDRMLALVKLEALASRKTAQLSGGQQQRVALARALAPQPKVLLLDEPLSALDLKLRKEMQIELKRLQMETGITFVFVTHDQEEALTMSDRIGVMSNGKLQQVGSAKDIYTRPKNRFVASFIGETNFLTGVAEADGVRLPTGDLIALPLPAADTGRPITVALRPEQLRLGAADAGAIKARVASLVYFGTDTHCHLHLADGTEVVARLQSPADGESGLVQGQEVGITFIPGATQRVED
- a CDS encoding ABC transporter permease, with amino-acid sequence MSPAEDNAIRTSARNGWILSTPALVILFFAASGPLLIVLIYSFLTPGQHGNVVWDFSTNGWVGILWSKDIFSEEWMLADAHLAIFWRSLWLSLMTTAFTFLVGFPTAWFIATRPPKERALWLFLITIPFWTNLLIRTYAINEVLRKEGLMNTVLMGLGITDSPIEVLYTQTAIFIGMTYVYLPLMVLPLFAAIDRFDMKLLEAGYDLYASRMQVLRRVILPIVKPGIIAGSILVFVPSLGAYVTPRVLGGGKQMMIGNFIELQFLQGKNWPLGAALSMLLLVIVMVALLVYVRYANKGSSHG
- a CDS encoding ABC transporter permease, which produces MAERGFQVARLPGFATTAIIVFVALYLPIFTLVAYSFNASTSLAIWGGFSLDWYAKAWDNSQVKDATLRSLIIASFAAVISTTVATMAALGTTRRRAFKGQTLIYVMINQPLMVPEIVTAVALMIVFGLVKVWLTANGMGALTTGLGYLILAHSAFCIPFAYLPIRARLEGMDLTLETAAADLYATPWQIFRRVTLPLLAPGMIAGAMLAFVISLDDVVITEFVKSGGQDTLPTYMLGQMRRQLTPEINAVSTMLLGLTVVLLTAFFLLTRKKT
- a CDS encoding extracellular solute-binding protein, which encodes MKRMMTATALLMATTGLASAEGVLQLYNWGNYTSPELLEKFKAETGITVTVTDYDSNDVALAKIEAGGHGFDLVVPSANYVTIFADKGLTTPLDLARLPNHANIAPEWMDVVWDPGRTNSIPWQWGSVGIAVDTAVYSGDINTSAVWLEVPDELKGKINVVPEMTDIISLATLYYGGEPCSEDLEVLKKVRDGLLAAKPNWIAMDYGATEKMSNKDWAASVNWNGSTMRVRENVPTVVYGYPKEGYTLWMDSVMLLKDAQNVDEAYAFMDFIMKPENAALISNFAKYANGIAGSEPFMDPAMATAPEVVIPEEHKANGVFLPVCSEKAREYMTAIWTELQK
- a CDS encoding amidase, translated to MLEASATDLSAAIHARKIAPSEVMAAHLAQVAALNGSVNALVSTRDPDVLLAEARALDDVKPAGWLHGIPFAVKDLVATKGLRTTWGSPIYADHVPLTDDLVAARLRAAGALFTAKTNVPEWGQGSHSFNPVFGVTRNPYDLARSAGGSSGGAAAGLAARMLWVADGSDMMGSLRNPAAFCNVYGFRPTWGLVPADAEGDTHLATLSTEGPMARTVEDLARLLSVLAGENPQVPFPRAVPDLLAGLDRGIKGLRIGWLGDWGGAYPMEPGILDACDAALKQMEEMGAVVEPLPPPFPAEKLWHSWTTLRAMLNAGGKRALAEDPAKRALTKPETIWEIEQGLTLSAQAVHEASVIRSRWYAHAARLFDRFDAVVLPSAQVWPFPADWRWPKEINGQPMDTYHRWMEVVIPASLIGLPALSVPVGFGAQGLPMGMQIIGRSGDDAGVLAIGQAWHRATEWPQQRPPLAGGDVSR